The following proteins come from a genomic window of Gossypium raimondii isolate GPD5lz chromosome 5, ASM2569854v1, whole genome shotgun sequence:
- the LOC105770421 gene encoding histone H3.2, translating into MARTKQTARKSTGGKAPRKQLATKAARKSAPATGGVKKPHRFRPGTVALREIRKYQKSTELLIRKLPFQRLVREIAQDFKTDLRFQSSAVAALQEAAEAYLVGLFEDTNLCAIHAKRVTIMPKDIQLARRIRGERA; encoded by the coding sequence ATGGCTCGTACCAAGCAAACAGCAAGGAAATCAACCGGTGGTAAAGCTCCACGTAAGCAACTGGCTACGAAGGCGGCTCGGAAGTCGGCTCCGGCAACCGGAGGAGTGAAGAAGCCTCATCGTTTTAGGCCCGGAACTGTTGCTCTGAGAGAAATCAGGAAGTACCAGAAGAGCACCGAGCTTTTGATCAGGAAACTTCCATTCCAAAGGTTGGTGAGAGAAATCGCTCAAGATTTCAAGACTGATTTGAGGTTCCAGAGTAGCGCTGTTGCCGCTCTTCAAGAAGCTGCCGAGGCTTACCTTGTTGGACTGTTCGAGGATACCAATCTCTGTGCCATTCACGCTAAGAGGGTTACGATCATGCCCAAGGATATTCAACTTGCCAGGAGGATTAGAGGGGAGAGAGCTTAG
- the LOC105765894 gene encoding chaperone protein dnaJ 49 produces MDANKADALKSLKLGKEALNAGDRARALSFLRKARRLDPTLPIDSFLSVPAYTDEQIMTVKQVKEKKDYYEILGLEKTCSVEDVRKAYRKLSLKVHPDKNKAPGAEEAFMVISEAFQCLSNEERRKTYDLVRSYEPVYEKRSAFTYSGGGGNGFYNGFYDAEFEATTQFQSFNFEHGKGDKGCTGFNIVSQEHFLLLLYLVVLLFFLFIKHVMDG; encoded by the coding sequence atggaTGCAAACAAGGCTGATGCGTTGAAAAGCTTGAAGCTCGGGAAAGAAGCGTTGAACGCCGGAGACCGAGCCCGTGCGCTCAGCTTCCTAAGAAAAGCCCGTCGCCTCGACCCAACACTACCCATCGACAGTTTCTTATCAGTGCCTGCCTACACCGATGAGCAAATCATGACCGTCAAACAAGTCAAGGAGAAAAAAGATTATTATGAAATTCTGGGGTTAGAGAAAACATGTAGCGTTGAAGATGTTCGAAAAGCATATCGAAAACTGTCTTTGAAAGTTCACCCTGATAAGAACAAAGCTCCTGGGGCTGAGGAAGCGTTTATGGTTATTTCCGAAGCGTTTCAGTGCCTAAGCAAtgaagaaagaaggaaaactTATGATCTTGTTCGATCATATGAACCCGTTTATGAAAAGAGATCAGCTTTCACATATAGTGGTGGAGGAGGCAATGGATTTTATAATGGTTTTTATGATGCCGAATTCGAAGCAACGACTCAGTTTCAAAGTTTTAACTTTGAGCATGGAAAGGGAGATAAGGGCTGTACTGGATTCAACATTGTCTCGCAGGAGCATTTCTTGTTACTGCTATATCttgttgttttgttatttttcctgTTTATTAAACATGTAATGGATGGCTAG